The Pseudomonas sp. MPC6 nucleotide sequence CAGCCCGATGCCGGTTCAAATACCGGCATCGGCTTTTTTACGGGTACGCTTTACGTACTCGCCCTGCCGAAGCCGGAATACATGACCGAACCTGCGCTGCTGCCCCGCCCGCAACTTCGACGCATGCTGCGCAAGGCCCGCCGCGCATTGACCCCCGGTCAACAGCGCCAGGCTGCTCGCGGGCTGTACAAGCAACTGGCCCAACAGCCTTTGTTCCGGCGCGCCAGACACATCTCGCTGTACCTGCCTACCGACGGTGAAATCGATCCGCGGGTGCTGCTGCGTGCCGCGCAACGCCGAGGCAAGGCCACTTATCTGCCAGTGCTCAGTGCCTGGCCGCGCACCAAAATGGTGTTCCAGCGAGTTCGCCCTGGCGAAAAGCTCAAACCCAATCGTTTCCGCATTCTCGAACCCCGGCATAACCTCGCCCGACAACGCAAAGTCTGGGCGCTGGACCTGGTGCTGCTGCCATTGGTCGGGTTTGACGATGTCGGCGGACGCCTGGGCATGGGCGGCGGCTTCTACGATCGCAGCCTGGCGTACCTGGCGCGACGCAAAAACTGGCGCAAGCCGACGTTATTGGGCCTGGCCCATGAATGTCAGAAGGTAGAACGGTTGGCTCAGGCCAGCTGGGATGTGCCGTTACAGGGAACGGTTACGGACAAGGCCTGGTATTACGCAGGCTAGACGCCACTGCGATCAGCGGCGTCGGCAGGACAGCTTCAGCGCTTGAAGGCTGACGACTGTTGTTGCAGTTGCTGTTGCTGCGCGATCTCGATCGGTGCATCAGGAGCATTGTTCCACAGGCTTTGGGCATAGCCGGTGGTCACCACGCCGAGGCCGAACAAAATCACCAAAATCCATAGTAAATCCGGTTTGCGTTTCATCGATTGCCTCCCAAAGGCACATCAACACGATGACAGCAGCGGTATCCGTTGTAGGCCGTGCAGCAGCGTCTAGCTAAGAAGGGCGGCATTCTGCGACAACGTGAACCGACACGCAAACGCTGGCGTCAACCGACCGTCGGTTTGTCATAAAATTGCCGGACAACTTGCCCACTTACCTCGCAAGGAGCAAAACCATGGCCTATTGGCTGATGAAATCCGAGCCCGACGAACTCTCGATCAAGGATCTGGAGAAGCTCGGCAAAGCGCGCTGGGACGGGGTTCGCAACTACCAGGCACGTAATTTCCTGCGGGCCATGGCGGTGGGCGACGAGTTTTTCTTTTACCACTCCAGCTGCCCCGAACCGGGCATTGCCGGAATCGGCAAGATTGTCGAAGCCGCGTACCCGGACCCGACGGCGCTGGAGCCGGAGAGTCATTACTTCGATCCGAAGGCCACGGCAGAGAAAAACGCCTGGAGCGCGATTGATGTTGCGCATGTGGAGACGTTTTCCAAGGTGTTGAAGCTGGATTATCTGAAGCAGCAGACGGCGCTGGCCGAGATGCCACTGGTGCAGAAAGGCTCGCGACTGTCAGTGATGCCCGTCACCGCTGAGCAATGGACGGCGGTGCTTGGTCTGCGCTAAATAAGGCAGGACCGCCCGTCACTCTGGCTTACTTCACCGATCGGTCAGGTTTGACCCTCAGTTGACGGACATCAAGTCGCTCAGGCGCGTGCCTGTCAGACTACGGCGCTACAGATGCAGGATGCCTACATGTCGACGCACAGCCGTTCTTCGCTTTTCTTCGCTTTTTTACTGGGGGCTTTGCTCCTGGCCGCCGGGGGATTCGGTTACTGGAAGTCGACGCTTAACCGACTGCCCGAAGGGTTGTATGTCGGCAATGGTCGGCTTGAAGCCACTGAAGTGCAGATCGCCAGCAAGACACCCGGCCGGCTGGCTGAAGTACTGGTGGACGAAGGCGACAAAGTAACCAAAGGTCAACTGCTGGCCCGCATGGACACCCGCACCCTTGAAGCCCAGCGCAGGCAGGCTGAAGCCGAAGTAATACGCGCCCGGGAAAACCTCTCCGCCGCCCAGGCCAATGTGCAACTGCGCCAGAGTGAGCAACTGCTTGCCCATCAAGAGCTCAAACGCTCCCAGGAACTGTTCAAGCGCGGTTTCGCCAGTGGCCAGATCATCGACCAGCAGCAGTCGCGCTTCGACACTGGCAACGCGGCCGTCGCCGCGGCCCGCGCTCAAGTGTCCGCGGTCGGTGCAGGCATTGGCGCAGCGCAGGCAGAAGTCGCTCAGTTAACCAGCGAAATTGACGACAGCAGCCTTCGGGCCCCCATCGACGGAGTGATTCAGCTTCGCATGGCCGAACCCGGTGAAGTGCTCGGCGCCGGTGGGCGGGTACTGCTGCTGATTGACCCGAACGACCAATACATGAACCTCTATCTTGCAGCATCCGTGGCCGGACGCCTGGCGGTCGGCGATGAAGCGCGGATCTTGCTGGACGCCCTCCCCGGTCAGCCGTTGCCGGCAAAAATCAGCTTCGTGGCGGCCAAATCGCAGTTCACGCCCAAAGAAGTCGAGACCCGTGACGAGCGTCAGAAACTGGTGTTTCGGGTCAAGCTGCACCTGACCCAACCCAGCGCCGTGCCCCAGGCCAAACCGGGGATGCCCGGTAATGGTTATGTGCGCACCGCTCCTATTGACTGGCCGGCCAATCTTCAATGACCGGCCTGGCACTGCATGCCACCCGCCTTCAGCACCGTTATGGTCAACAGCAGGCGCTGACCGACATCACATTCAGCCTGCCCGCCGGTACCCGGTGCGGGTTGATTGGTCCGGATGGCGCCGGTAAATCCAGCCTGCTGGGATTGATCGCCGGCGTGAAGACATTACAAGACGGCCAACTGGAAGTGCTCGGTGGCTCGATCCAGGACCGGCGCCACCGCAACAGCCTCTACTCGCGTATCGCGTTCATGCCTCAAGGCCTGGGCGGCAACCTGTACCCTGATCTCTCGATCCGCGAGAACATTCACTTCTTCGCCACACTGTTCGGGCTGTCGG carries:
- a CDS encoding 5-formyltetrahydrofolate cyclo-ligase; translated protein: MTEPALLPRPQLRRMLRKARRALTPGQQRQAARGLYKQLAQQPLFRRARHISLYLPTDGEIDPRVLLRAAQRRGKATYLPVLSAWPRTKMVFQRVRPGEKLKPNRFRILEPRHNLARQRKVWALDLVLLPLVGFDDVGGRLGMGGGFYDRSLAYLARRKNWRKPTLLGLAHECQKVERLAQASWDVPLQGTVTDKAWYYAG
- a CDS encoding EVE domain-containing protein translates to MAYWLMKSEPDELSIKDLEKLGKARWDGVRNYQARNFLRAMAVGDEFFFYHSSCPEPGIAGIGKIVEAAYPDPTALEPESHYFDPKATAEKNAWSAIDVAHVETFSKVLKLDYLKQQTALAEMPLVQKGSRLSVMPVTAEQWTAVLGLR
- a CDS encoding efflux RND transporter periplasmic adaptor subunit; this translates as MSTHSRSSLFFAFLLGALLLAAGGFGYWKSTLNRLPEGLYVGNGRLEATEVQIASKTPGRLAEVLVDEGDKVTKGQLLARMDTRTLEAQRRQAEAEVIRARENLSAAQANVQLRQSEQLLAHQELKRSQELFKRGFASGQIIDQQQSRFDTGNAAVAAARAQVSAVGAGIGAAQAEVAQLTSEIDDSSLRAPIDGVIQLRMAEPGEVLGAGGRVLLLIDPNDQYMNLYLAASVAGRLAVGDEARILLDALPGQPLPAKISFVAAKSQFTPKEVETRDERQKLVFRVKLHLTQPSAVPQAKPGMPGNGYVRTAPIDWPANLQ